Genomic DNA from Hyperolius riggenbachi isolate aHypRig1 chromosome 10, aHypRig1.pri, whole genome shotgun sequence:
TGTCATGTCTGGTTTAGCTTTTCAAGTGATGTGATTGAGCTTAGTGACAGAGGACTGCAAGGCTCACATAACAACATGACACAGGAACGTTTGTCATGTTTTTGATTTTcctccagcagagagacacaatgTCAGGAACACGTTAGAGGAACATATTATGTCACATCTGGATGATGCTGCAGAAGATAATGGTGTCACTCAATGTACTCCAGAAGAAACCCCCATCACTAGAAACACCCATCACAGACTTAACAGTAGAGATAGAGGAATGGTTCTCTCTGGTGGGGAGAAGTCTTCTGCTGCTTATACAGACAGAGGTGGACGGACAAGTGATAAGATTTTGCTTGGGTTTGAATCGTTTGTTGATGAGGATCATCTCTCATGTGAGCCTCCAtttccatgttcagagtgtgggaaattatttATTTCTAAGAAAGGtcttactaaacaccagagaagcCACACAGGTCAGCAACTTGTCTCATGTGTAGAGGGCAGAGAAAATTTCCCTCTCATAAAGGACTTCAGCAGACATCAGAGAATTCCTACCAGTGAGTGGCCTTTTTCATATTTAGACTGTGGGAATGGTTTTGCTCAGAAAGCTCCCCCTTTTATCTGTGTGGAGTGTGGAAAGCACTTCACTAAGAAATGCAATCTTCTTCAACACCGGCAGACTCACACTGGtgagcggccattttcttgttcagagtgtgggaaacggtTCATTCGGAAAGGAGACCTTTTCAAAcaccaaaaaactcacacaggtgaacggcctttttcatgttcagagtgtggaaagTGTTTCGGTGAGAAAGGAAGCCTACATCGGCACCAAAGAAGCCACACAGGTGAGCGTCCTTATtcctgtccagagtgtgggaaaggctttATTCAGAAGGGAGATCTTGTGAAACACcatagaattcacacaggtgagcgccCATTttcgtgttcagagtgtgggaaatccttCGTTGAGAGAGGAGCACTCCTGAAACACCAGAAAACCCACGCCTGCAGTTTTAATTTTTGACATCCAGGGCACAGTAATGGTTCAATGACTTCAGACTGAGGTGGGCACTTTTCTGTGATGTGATTGTGGGAATTAATAACCAGATAAATTAATGTCTGTTCTTcatcagagatttttttttcctaatggGAAAACATTTAACAGTTTTCTGTTAGTTTAGTACTTAATTATGCATGTAAATTAATGCCTATGTGTAAATTTTGCCTAAATTACCTCATTTGGTATTACTTTTTTGTATgtggaacagaggcaccagcaggataaaatgagataacatttttaaaaattgctcggaGGAAGCGGTGggcttgcctccaggaagcagaCACGAGATACTGTCTTAATaatcataaaaaaatatttatttatacgaTACCCCaagaatgcaacacgtttcgcaggccaagcccgcttcatcaggcaaaaaagtgGGGACAACTGTAAAATGAAACAATGACAGTGGCTATAACATTACTGCAGAAAAAATGTAACACCAGGATGTTGTAAATTAGCATATATTAGTGTTATAATGTGTATTGATAGATGTAATGGAAACATATGGAAGGGGTTGTagataaaaatataaatacatgAGTGAAGTGCAGAAAAGTAACAATGACCATCTAATGATAGACTATGTGGTATTTGGTATTACGGAGTGATTCATGACAGGTTTTTATTTGACTCTTATATgttacttaaagtgacactgaagcaaaagaaaacgtatgatataatgaattgtatgtgtaatatggataattaatagaacattagtagcaaagtaaagAGACACATAAGTTAGCTTTCTTTTTTataccattgcatcattctctaatatttgcagtttatacactacactctgcattttaaactataaaacagagcagaactaatgaccctttgacctcccctgcagaaaaatcttatctgaagctgcctctcactgggccagatttaccaaagcattaccgacagttttttcttcttaaactgttctaactaGCAGGTGAACAGTTCTGCATtataagaaacttcttaaatcctacgTAATAACTGCAATTTAGAGTGGATTTCTAGagatgcactacagttaagaaaagtgcaaattcaTTCCTAAACTGCCGCAGATTAAAGAATCTACAGATTGTGCTGAGTAGAGACTAAACATGATTTGTGAAggactcctcccccctgctgccaggtgtcttGTGCAGCtgttctgtgtttaacccttccagtgctgggcattgatgcaatacagcagatgtattggtttacctcagcaacagtaattcccctcacacactgcactgtctgagaaaccttacgaactcctcctattcctaacagt
This window encodes:
- the LOC137534909 gene encoding oocyte zinc finger protein XlCOF6-like isoform X1; the protein is MEEDWSHMTERVLNLTLEIIYLLTGESFPKVTLGNHVTIMVPPSHSLIPKRHTKQKIVKTTHRIVELLVGEDEEVECLAGQKDQEQNIVAEGQIPPHHQGMGNHKDVIRKKPYTEGYKDVTVEKQSSLTSVDGFTSRHPPERCTGPLYSQDCPQEDPTIPHHYQEEHITMKVVVKEETETAYVRGDQQSVEVGEVMGTIKEDECSLDIRTTERHNVRNTLEEHIMSHLDDAAEDNGVTQCTPEETPITRNTHHRLNSRDRGMVLSGGEKSSAAYTDRGGRTSDKILLGFESFVDEDHLSCEPPFPCSECGKLFISKKGLTKHQRSHTGQQLVSCVEGRENFPLIKDFSRHQRIPTSEWPFSYLDCGNGFAQKAPPFICVECGKHFTKKCNLLQHRQTHTGERPFSCSECGKRFIRKGDLFKHQKTHTGERPFSCSECGKCFGEKGSLHRHQRSHTGERPYSCPECGKGFIQKGDLVKHHRIHTGERPFSCSECGKSFVERGALLKHQKTHACSFNF
- the LOC137534909 gene encoding zinc finger protein OZF-like isoform X2, with the translated sequence MRRWSVWQDRRIRSKTLWQKGMGNHKDVIRKKPYTEGYKDVTVEKQSSLTSVDGFTSRHPPERCTGPLYSQDCPQEDPTIPHHYQEEHITMKVVVKEETETAYVRGDQQSVEVGEVMGTIKEDECSLDIRTTERHNVRNTLEEHIMSHLDDAAEDNGVTQCTPEETPITRNTHHRLNSRDRGMVLSGGEKSSAAYTDRGGRTSDKILLGFESFVDEDHLSCEPPFPCSECGKLFISKKGLTKHQRSHTGQQLVSCVEGRENFPLIKDFSRHQRIPTSEWPFSYLDCGNGFAQKAPPFICVECGKHFTKKCNLLQHRQTHTGERPFSCSECGKRFIRKGDLFKHQKTHTGERPFSCSECGKCFGEKGSLHRHQRSHTGERPYSCPECGKGFIQKGDLVKHHRIHTGERPFSCSECGKSFVERGALLKHQKTHACSFNF